From the Nodularia sphaerocarpa UHCC 0038 genome, the window TAGCCTGCGCTATGCCCTTACAATTTCACTACAATATAAAAAGGCTCTTCCCCATTCCCTACTCCCCCGGTTACTGAGCGACTTGTACTGAGCGAAGTCGAAGTAAGTCGAAGTAACTCCCCACTCCCCACTCCCCACCTACGCAAATAAATTAAGGAATCAAACCGGATTGCTATATGAAAATATTTATCCAGAATTAGATCATGGGTTGACGACGCGCAGAAGGGAGTATAGTTTTTAGAGTTAGCTTTTTACTGTAATTTTAGAGCGGAGAATTAAATTAATGTCCACTGACACGGTTGCTTATGTTGAAGAAAGTGAATTTGATGCTCTTTTAAGTGCAGAAAAAGTTGTTGTTGTTGATTTTACTGCTACTTGGTGTGGTCCCTGTCGTCTTGTGAGTCCGTTAATGGAACAACTGGCTGATGAATACAAAGGTCGCGCTTCTGTGGTAAAGCTAGATATTGACAATAATAAGCCAGTTTTCAAAAGATTTGGTCTGCGTAGCATTCCGGCGGTTTTAATGTTCAAAGATGGTGAGTTAGCAGAAACCATTGTGGGCGTTTCTCCTTATGAACAGTTTACTGCTGCTGTTGATAAGTTGCTTTAGCTGGTTTCTGGTAGTGGTCTTTGAACTAACTCTGAATTATCTAAAAAAAGACTACCATCATAGCAGTTTGATTAATTTTAAAATTGCCAGTCTCTGATTCTCGACTTTTGGAACAGGTCGGGAATTTTCTTTAAAAATGGTTGAGAGATGATTTATATATCAAATATGACATTTTGATTTTAGCAGGAATTGATAAAAGTTTGACTAGGATTAATTTAATAATATTCCTGTTATGAATGTACAGCCAGCGAAGAATTAATAGAGGGAATATATAATATTTTATGGGTGGAAAATTCTAGAAATAAGTTAGTCTCTTGATCCTGATGACCAGTGAACTTGATCTAAAAATGATAAATTTATTAAATATCACTTAATTCAGACATTGGCAGATAATTAAATTCGTTTACATCAGCCCTTTAACCTGAAATCATAGTTTTTCGGTAATATGAAACTAAGTCTCTGCATGATTGTGAAAAATGAAGCAGCCACACTGCCTAAATGTTTGCATAGTGTTCAAGGTGTGGTAGATGAGATAATCATACTAGATACCGGTTCAAGCGATCGCACTCCTGATATTGCCCAAGAATTAGGTGCTAAAGTTTATCACTTTCAATGGTGTGATGACTTCAGTGCAGCTCGAAATGCGGCACTAAAATATGTTACCGGTGATTGGATTTTGGTATTAGATGCTGACGAAACTCTCACGCCAAGTATTGTGCCACAAATGATGTCGGCAATTCAAAGTGAAGAATATCTGCTGATTAATCTGGTGCGTCAAGAAGTTGACGCGGAACAATCTCCCTATTCTCTGGTGTCTCGACTGTTTCGCAATCATCCCCAAATTCACTTTCAACGCCCCTATCATGCTTTAGTCGATGACAGTGTATCGGCAATTTTAACTCAAGAACCTCATTGGCAAATCGGTTATTTGCAAGGAATGGCCATCTTACATAAAGGATATCAGAAAACTGCGATCGCTCAAAATAATAAATATGCCAAAGCCCAAACCACAATGGAAACGTTTCTGGCTACCCATCCTGATGATCCATATCTTTGCAGTAAGTTAGGGGCTTTGTATGTGCAGATTGGTAAAATTGACCAAGGAATGAATTTACTGCACAGAGGATTAAACCAGACAAATTCTCGCCATCAGGGAATCAAGCCAGCCGAGGAAAACTATGAAATTGTCTACGAATTACACTACCATTTAGGCATTGCTTACAGTCATTTACAAGATACTCCACAGGCTATATC encodes:
- the trxA gene encoding thioredoxin; this translates as MSTDTVAYVEESEFDALLSAEKVVVVDFTATWCGPCRLVSPLMEQLADEYKGRASVVKLDIDNNKPVFKRFGLRSIPAVLMFKDGELAETIVGVSPYEQFTAAVDKLL
- a CDS encoding glycosyltransferase gives rise to the protein MKLSLCMIVKNEAATLPKCLHSVQGVVDEIIILDTGSSDRTPDIAQELGAKVYHFQWCDDFSAARNAALKYVTGDWILVLDADETLTPSIVPQMMSAIQSEEYLLINLVRQEVDAEQSPYSLVSRLFRNHPQIHFQRPYHALVDDSVSAILTQEPHWQIGYLQGMAILHKGYQKTAIAQNNKYAKAQTTMETFLATHPDDPYLCSKLGALYVQIGKIDQGMNLLHRGLNQTNSRHQGIKPAEENYEIVYELHYHLGIAYSHLQDTPQAISHYQAAIKLPIYPMLKLGAYNNLGNLLKASGDLNNAKIAYETSLKIDPNFVMGHYNLGMVFKTMGLFTDAIACYQKAIRCNPNYAPAYQNLGVVQLKVGNVQASLTAFQNAILLYQQQNPEEANRLRQGLREMGLIKS